A single region of the Biomaibacter acetigenes genome encodes:
- a CDS encoding PTS mannitol transporter subunit IICB: MRAKIQAFGRFLSGMVMPNIGAFIAWGLITAFFIPTGWMPNEHLGKLVGPMIVYLLPLLIGYTGGKLVHGVRGGVVGAVATMGVVVGSDIPMFMGAMIMGPIGGYAIKKFDDAVQDRIPAGFEMLVNNFSAGIIGMIITLLAYMVIGPVVLGLNKFLAAGVQAIVNAGLLPLASLFIEPGKILFLNNAINHGILAPLGVEQVSQAGKSIFFLLETNPGPGLGVLLAYWLVGKGMAKQSAPGAIIIHFFGGIHEIYFPYVLMNPILILAVILGGATGVFTFVLLGAGLVATPSPGSIFAEIAMTPKGGYFPVLAGIALSAVVSFLVSSVLLKRFAAEEGDIYAAQDMVDKLKGKKAFHAVGQKSSVEKIVFACDGGMGSSAMGASVLRKKIQQAGLDVKVIHAAINEIPQDADIVISHKELTDRARAAAPDAEHISIDAFVNNPVYDQIVDRLKK, encoded by the coding sequence ATGAGGGCAAAGATTCAGGCCTTCGGAAGATTTTTAAGCGGTATGGTGATGCCCAACATAGGTGCTTTTATAGCGTGGGGACTAATTACTGCTTTCTTTATCCCCACCGGTTGGATGCCCAATGAGCACCTGGGCAAACTGGTAGGGCCCATGATTGTATATCTGTTGCCACTGCTCATAGGATATACTGGTGGAAAACTGGTGCATGGCGTCCGGGGCGGCGTAGTAGGTGCTGTGGCTACCATGGGTGTGGTGGTGGGTTCTGATATCCCCATGTTCATGGGAGCCATGATAATGGGGCCCATCGGAGGCTATGCCATCAAGAAATTTGATGATGCGGTACAGGACAGGATACCGGCCGGATTTGAGATGCTGGTAAACAACTTTTCTGCAGGAATCATAGGTATGATAATCACCCTCCTGGCCTATATGGTTATAGGTCCTGTGGTTCTAGGGCTAAACAAGTTCCTGGCTGCTGGAGTTCAGGCCATAGTAAATGCGGGCCTGCTTCCGCTGGCATCGCTTTTCATCGAGCCGGGCAAGATACTGTTCTTAAACAATGCCATAAATCATGGGATTCTGGCTCCTCTAGGAGTAGAACAAGTATCCCAGGCAGGAAAATCAATATTTTTCCTGTTGGAGACAAACCCGGGGCCAGGTCTTGGAGTACTGCTGGCATACTGGCTGGTGGGCAAAGGAATGGCAAAGCAGTCGGCTCCCGGTGCCATAATAATCCACTTTTTTGGTGGGATCCATGAGATATATTTCCCTTACGTTCTGATGAATCCCATATTGATACTGGCAGTCATCCTGGGCGGCGCCACCGGGGTGTTCACCTTCGTATTGCTGGGAGCGGGCCTGGTGGCAACTCCTTCACCGGGCAGCATATTTGCCGAAATCGCCATGACTCCCAAGGGCGGATACTTCCCTGTGCTTGCCGGTATAGCACTTTCGGCAGTGGTCTCATTCCTGGTGTCTTCGGTGCTTTTGAAGAGATTCGCCGCCGAGGAAGGCGATATCTATGCAGCCCAGGACATGGTTGATAAGCTTAAGGGCAAAAAGGCCTTTCACGCCGTGGGACAGAAATCTTCGGTGGAAAAGATAGTGTTTGCCTGTGATGGCGGCATGGGTTCTTCAGCCATGGGCGCCTCTGTATTGAGAAAGAAGATACAGCAGGCAGGCCTTGACGTAAAAGTAATACATGCTGCCATAAATGAGATACCACAAGACGCCGATATAGTGATTTCCCATAAGGAGCTTACTGACAGGGCAAGGGCCGCTGCGCCCGATGCCGAGCATATATCTATCGATGCTTTTGTGAACAATCCCGTCTACGACCAGATAGTAGATAGGTTGAAAAAGTAA
- a CDS encoding NAD(P)/FAD-dependent oxidoreductase codes for MSNGAKHVIIVGGGASGMMAAISARMHGAVATLLEKNPRVGKKILVTGNGRCNFTNIYADIDHYHGKNPKFIYGAFSEFDVSRTIAFFERLGIAHKVEECGKVFPMSDQASSMLDVLLYELNRQGVNICCNSPVKNIAGQEGDFSVETQDGRFFHGDRIILCCGGKAMPSTGSDGSGYDLARRMGHKIVDIFPALVQLKLEGNFFKQIEGVKFVGTVEILSGGKTMAKGRGDILFANYGISGPPILQLSRKAGELLQKKEEAVLKVSIIDTMSKTELQELLALRFENMPEKTVEFSLVGLINKRLIRVLLKQAGIKDLNVPVGSLSAGDIRKIAEILSDWRFNITGTRSWPSAQVTAGGVDTSGIDPRTLESRLIKGLFFAGEIIDIDGECGGFNLQWAWSSGFTAGKYAAIAEAESQMPD; via the coding sequence ATGTCTAACGGTGCAAAACATGTGATCATCGTTGGCGGCGGGGCTTCAGGAATGATGGCTGCCATTTCCGCCAGGATGCACGGCGCCGTCGCTACGTTGCTGGAGAAAAACCCCCGGGTGGGGAAGAAAATCCTTGTGACTGGCAATGGCCGTTGCAATTTTACTAATATTTATGCAGATATAGACCATTATCACGGTAAAAATCCCAAATTTATTTATGGGGCATTTTCCGAATTTGATGTTTCCAGAACCATCGCTTTTTTTGAAAGGCTTGGCATTGCCCATAAGGTGGAAGAATGCGGAAAGGTTTTCCCCATGTCGGACCAGGCCTCCAGTATGCTGGATGTGCTGCTTTATGAACTGAACCGACAGGGCGTCAACATTTGCTGTAATAGCCCGGTGAAAAATATTGCCGGGCAGGAAGGCGACTTTTCTGTGGAAACACAGGACGGCAGGTTCTTTCACGGTGACAGGATAATCCTCTGCTGCGGCGGAAAGGCCATGCCCTCCACCGGTTCCGACGGCAGCGGATATGATCTGGCCCGCCGGATGGGCCATAAAATCGTAGATATTTTCCCAGCCCTGGTCCAGTTGAAACTGGAAGGAAATTTTTTCAAACAGATAGAAGGAGTAAAGTTTGTGGGCACCGTCGAGATCCTGTCCGGAGGGAAAACTATGGCAAAGGGCAGGGGGGATATCCTTTTTGCCAATTACGGTATATCGGGACCGCCTATTTTGCAGTTGAGCCGAAAAGCCGGAGAGCTGCTGCAAAAAAAAGAGGAAGCGGTTTTGAAGGTATCTATAATCGACACCATGTCTAAAACCGAACTTCAGGAACTTCTAGCCCTCCGCTTTGAAAACATGCCTGAAAAGACCGTGGAGTTCAGCCTGGTAGGACTTATCAATAAAAGGCTTATCAGGGTCTTATTAAAACAGGCGGGAATAAAAGATCTGAATGTCCCGGTAGGAAGCCTTTCTGCAGGCGATATCCGAAAAATCGCCGAAATACTTTCGGACTGGCGTTTCAATATCACCGGCACCAGGTCCTGGCCCAGCGCTCAGGTTACCGCCGGCGGTGTGGATACCAGCGGCATAGACCCCCGCACCCTGGAATCTCGCCTTATAAAGGGGTTGTTTTTCGCCGGTGAAATAATAGACATCGACGGGGAATGCGGAGGTTTTAACCTGCAGTGGGCCTGGTCCTCGGGCTTTACGGCGGGAAAATATGCGGCCATAGCGGAGGCTGAAAGTCAGATGCCGGATTAG
- a CDS encoding type II toxin-antitoxin system death-on-curing family toxin — protein MDGNKRIAFVTMDIFLQRNGFEIIASEKEAFKMMIKLSSGELSKEELTAWLEQNTSPI, from the coding sequence ATAGACGGAAATAAAAGAATAGCTTTTGTAACAATGGATATCTTTCTCCAAAGAAATGGCTTTGAAATTATAGCTTCGGAAAAAGAGGCATTTAAAATGATGATAAAGCTGTCATCAGGTGAACTTTCTAAAGAAGAGTTAACAGCATGGCTTGAACAAAACACATCGCCGATATAA
- a CDS encoding ferritin-like domain-containing protein, producing the protein MKEYEEIVKSLQKGLEAEHTAIDQYRAQLENLKNAYARQVFGHALRHEREHAGHFARALSFFSRQNAMPGLRESLGLVGQRLGMWSRTTEAKGFLAGIAAAFIGATLAPGIKKGLRPLAVKATQGVMTISEKARDAIDSMSKGVKEIADEAKKIKDEEFARLSAEKDELEKAIMEELKGNHESALKELMDLKDEITNLKSELSKIKKLGQEVINPEEDDD; encoded by the coding sequence ATGAAAGAATATGAAGAAATTGTAAAATCCCTTCAAAAAGGCTTAGAAGCTGAACATACAGCTATAGACCAGTACCGGGCCCAGCTTGAAAATCTAAAAAATGCATATGCCCGCCAGGTTTTCGGCCATGCTTTAAGACATGAGAGAGAACATGCCGGGCATTTTGCCAGGGCTTTGAGTTTTTTTTCCAGGCAGAACGCCATGCCGGGCCTGAGGGAATCACTGGGACTGGTGGGCCAGAGGCTGGGCATGTGGAGCAGGACCACCGAGGCCAAAGGATTCCTGGCAGGAATAGCCGCCGCCTTTATAGGGGCAACTCTGGCGCCGGGCATCAAGAAAGGTTTAAGGCCCCTGGCGGTAAAGGCTACCCAGGGAGTAATGACCATATCCGAAAAAGCCCGGGATGCCATTGATTCCATGAGTAAAGGTGTAAAAGAGATTGCTGATGAGGCCAAAAAAATAAAGGATGAAGAATTTGCCCGGCTGTCTGCGGAAAAGGATGAGCTGGAAAAAGCTATCATGGAAGAATTGAAGGGAAATCATGAATCGGCTTTGAAGGAATTGATGGACCTTAAAGATGAAATCACAAACCTCAAGAGCGAGTTAAGCAAAATCAAGAAACTGGGACAGGAAGTCATTAACCCCGAAGAAGACGATGACTGA
- a CDS encoding heavy metal translocating P-type ATPase — translation MTPNIEIRSRIPGRIRFWVPALYRRQDYKNKIEFYLRREPGVKKVSANPNTGRVLVLFYPGVEEGRLALKILSSKWQEPVQKISEEDEIQGLPVAETILSGSTLAALTLKQVLAGKSPLTTDYAVLYLSSAVSMIAGYPILKKGVSQAVKKGGINYELVMGAATFITLVLRESLWGLAVVFLLNLSTVIQEIAVRRAEKLYRVFPEKQMPYLKTDIMPGDTFTAGTGDMIIADGRVVKGEAVVDESILTGEYMPRFKNEQQHVLAGTRVMSGEIKVMAERSGRDTRMGELLSMHDNYLDAKTAYGEKGERLAEKITPFALVTSGVVFAFSRDFLRVLAMLLSASPRACTLAGTLPVKLGVARAAREGIIVKRPASLEKLADIDVVFFDKTGTLTEASPVVSRVLPMRGYSADFVVKTAASLETGSVHPLASAILKEARIRNITPVPPSVSREVAGNGIKGFIDGQKIIVGSHDFMVVEGVDISDSLPKARRIQHYGESEVYVAKEGRLIGLIGIRDTLKSAVSEMIHRLYKRGIARVGIISGDSSQAVKRIAESCGIDLIESSLSPEEKAEIIKSYKRQGHKVAVIGDGINDIPAMAASDASICFGRGLLRVEDFADIAILNNDMENIPKSIIISRKMQHVATRNLAMAAGANIAGIALSALKIIDPFFAAVYYNLNSLAVLINSMGVLNMKI, via the coding sequence TTGACCCCAAACATCGAGATAAGATCCAGGATTCCCGGGAGAATCAGGTTCTGGGTACCGGCCCTTTATCGTCGGCAAGACTATAAAAACAAAATAGAGTTTTATCTGCGCCGGGAACCCGGCGTAAAAAAAGTTTCCGCAAACCCCAATACCGGCCGGGTGCTGGTGCTTTTCTACCCGGGGGTGGAAGAGGGGCGGCTGGCTTTAAAAATTCTTTCGTCAAAATGGCAGGAGCCGGTTCAAAAAATCTCGGAAGAAGACGAGATCCAGGGACTGCCTGTAGCGGAAACCATCCTTTCCGGAAGCACCCTGGCGGCACTGACATTAAAACAGGTGCTGGCAGGCAAATCTCCCCTCACCACCGACTATGCCGTGCTTTATCTCTCTTCCGCCGTCTCCATGATTGCCGGTTACCCCATACTGAAGAAGGGCGTTTCGCAGGCCGTCAAAAAAGGCGGCATAAATTATGAGCTGGTAATGGGCGCCGCCACATTCATTACCCTCGTGCTCAGGGAAAGCCTCTGGGGGCTGGCAGTGGTGTTTTTATTGAATCTTTCTACGGTTATCCAGGAAATCGCCGTAAGGCGGGCGGAAAAGTTGTACCGAGTTTTCCCCGAAAAGCAGATGCCCTATCTGAAGACCGACATCATGCCCGGGGATACATTCACCGCAGGCACCGGAGATATGATTATAGCTGACGGAAGGGTGGTAAAGGGTGAAGCGGTGGTAGATGAGTCTATCCTCACGGGAGAATACATGCCCCGTTTCAAGAATGAACAACAACACGTGCTGGCAGGGACCCGGGTCATGAGCGGAGAGATAAAGGTGATGGCCGAAAGGTCGGGCCGGGATACCCGCATGGGCGAGCTCCTTTCTATGCACGACAATTATCTTGATGCAAAGACCGCATACGGTGAAAAGGGCGAGAGACTGGCGGAGAAAATAACTCCTTTTGCCCTTGTCACATCCGGTGTGGTATTTGCCTTCAGTCGCGACTTTTTAAGGGTGCTGGCCATGCTGCTGTCGGCATCGCCCAGGGCATGTACCCTGGCGGGTACCCTGCCGGTAAAGCTGGGAGTGGCCCGGGCCGCTCGGGAAGGAATTATAGTGAAGAGGCCGGCATCACTTGAGAAGCTGGCGGATATAGATGTGGTTTTTTTCGACAAGACCGGCACTCTTACGGAAGCAAGCCCGGTGGTAAGCCGGGTATTGCCCATGAGGGGCTACAGCGCCGATTTCGTGGTAAAAACCGCCGCATCATTGGAGACGGGAAGTGTCCATCCCCTGGCATCGGCCATTCTAAAGGAGGCCAGGATAAGAAATATAACCCCGGTACCTCCCTCCGTGAGCCGGGAAGTGGCCGGCAACGGCATAAAAGGTTTTATAGACGGGCAAAAAATCATAGTGGGAAGCCATGACTTCATGGTGGTGGAAGGTGTGGACATATCCGACAGCCTGCCTAAAGCCCGCCGCATACAGCACTACGGCGAAAGTGAAGTTTATGTGGCAAAAGAGGGGAGGCTCATAGGCCTCATCGGAATCCGGGACACTCTCAAATCTGCCGTCTCGGAAATGATACACAGGCTCTATAAGAGGGGCATCGCCAGGGTGGGCATTATAAGCGGAGACAGCTCCCAGGCCGTAAAACGCATAGCGGAATCCTGCGGCATAGATCTAATCGAAAGCTCCCTTTCGCCTGAAGAAAAAGCGGAAATCATAAAGTCGTATAAAAGACAGGGGCATAAGGTGGCCGTAATAGGCGACGGCATAAACGACATACCCGCTATGGCGGCATCCGATGCGAGCATATGTTTTGGCCGGGGGCTGCTTCGGGTTGAAGATTTTGCAGATATTGCCATTTTAAATAATGATATGGAAAATATACCCAAATCCATAATAATAAGCAGGAAAATGCAGCATGTGGCAACCCGAAACCTGGCCATGGCTGCCGGAGCCAATATAGCTGGTATTGCTCTTTCGGCTTTAAAAATCATAGATCCTTTTTTTGCCGCCGTTTACTATAATTTAAACTCCCTGGCGGTGCTCATCAATTCCATGGGAGTCTTAAACATGAAAATCTAA
- a CDS encoding cation-translocating P-type ATPase gives METGMGAVYGFKQDIRYVPGRIRIRVPGIYKNQKSADAFTRYISSKPGVTMVYADSCTGRALIFFEEDRIKPSALTREVVKTHYIISVLGPEKLIFREKPENEAKDKSLKWSEMSINQVIAAQRTNPLSGLDGREARHRLALYGKNSLFVQDKKSFWRIFISQFKQFLPRVLVVAGGLSFLLGEITDGVTIAAIVILEAFLQSAQEYKAEEALAELNRLSASRARVIRDARPLEISSDLVVPGDVIELSAGCKVPADARVIEAHGLEVVESALTGESLPISKNTSICRSRHLAELSNMVFMGTFIVKGRGRAIVIATGRDTRMGQIGNLLSSIKESSTPLQQELERLGKSLTFLCLGLSSIVVLSGIIRRQSLLPMLRVGISLAVSIIPEGLSAILAISLSFSTRRMARENVIVRKMQAIETLGSTTVICCDKTGTLTKNEMTVKEIFCGGELIHLKGNDLKAGFYRGEKEIIPSDFPDLCQALTCAALCNNVKLEADGTFDGDPTEVAMLKAVLDGGLDLDDLLSRFSRIHEVPFDSTRQRMAVVFKEVNGKNLVFLKGAPDVILEYCNYIYFKGNVAAMDEEQKKLLAEQNNKMADDALRVLAVAYRELPEDYSGDQEIIDRDLVFGGLLGMADPARPEAREAIQKCHRAGIHVVMITGDHPSTATAVARELTLLNGGKILTGADLDRMSQKELEKEIEHVTVFARTLPEHKLKIVKAFKNTGHIVAMTGDGVNDAPAIKEADIGIAMGKNGTDVTREASSVTITDDNFITIVRAVEEGRAINDNIKKFLRYVLSGNLGEVSAIMLTSLAGLPVPLSPGQILWINLVTEGGPALALGLDQPSRNIMDRMPRNPQENILDPKTSRQIVAKGTGIGLSTFGVFLTALSRYGLPKAQTMAFANIVTSQMMNVYDVRKNHAPQPENSLITPSVAMSIAMMLSVIYTPGVGTFFGTVPLSLVDWLFILALSRLGLMFRRIWLPFMQ, from the coding sequence GTGGAAACAGGCATGGGGGCAGTCTACGGTTTTAAGCAGGATATCCGATATGTTCCCGGGCGCATAAGGATAAGGGTACCCGGCATTTACAAAAACCAAAAATCTGCCGATGCCTTCACAAGATATATTTCGTCAAAGCCCGGAGTCACTATGGTTTACGCTGATTCCTGTACCGGCAGGGCGCTGATTTTTTTTGAGGAAGACAGGATTAAGCCGTCGGCTCTGACCAGGGAAGTGGTTAAAACCCACTACATTATTTCCGTGCTGGGACCGGAAAAGCTCATCTTCCGGGAAAAGCCCGAAAATGAAGCAAAGGATAAAAGCTTAAAATGGTCGGAAATGAGCATAAACCAGGTGATAGCGGCACAAAGGACAAACCCTCTTTCCGGGCTTGATGGGCGGGAGGCCAGACACAGGCTGGCACTGTATGGTAAAAATTCGCTATTTGTTCAGGATAAAAAGAGCTTCTGGCGCATTTTTATCTCCCAGTTTAAGCAATTTTTACCAAGAGTCCTGGTGGTGGCCGGAGGGCTTTCTTTTTTGTTGGGTGAAATCACCGACGGAGTCACCATTGCCGCCATTGTCATTCTGGAGGCCTTTCTGCAAAGTGCCCAGGAATATAAAGCGGAAGAAGCCCTGGCGGAGTTAAACAGGCTGTCCGCTTCCCGGGCCAGGGTCATCAGGGATGCCAGGCCGCTGGAGATATCTTCAGATCTGGTGGTGCCGGGAGATGTGATAGAACTTTCCGCGGGGTGCAAGGTGCCGGCAGATGCCAGAGTAATTGAAGCCCATGGCCTGGAAGTGGTGGAATCGGCCCTTACGGGGGAGTCTCTACCGATTTCCAAAAACACTTCCATATGCCGCAGCCGGCATCTGGCGGAGCTGTCCAACATGGTATTTATGGGCACTTTTATAGTCAAAGGCCGGGGGCGGGCCATCGTCATTGCCACCGGTCGGGACACCAGGATGGGACAGATAGGAAATCTGCTGTCTTCCATCAAGGAATCATCCACACCGTTGCAGCAGGAGCTGGAACGCCTGGGTAAAAGCCTTACTTTCCTGTGCCTGGGCCTTTCCTCTATAGTGGTGTTGTCGGGAATCATTCGGCGCCAGAGCCTTTTGCCTATGCTCAGAGTGGGCATAAGCCTGGCGGTAAGTATTATCCCTGAAGGATTATCCGCCATCCTCGCCATTTCCCTGTCATTTTCCACCAGGAGGATGGCCCGGGAAAACGTTATTGTCAGAAAGATGCAGGCCATTGAGACTCTGGGCTCCACTACCGTTATATGCTGTGATAAGACCGGCACCCTCACCAAAAACGAGATGACGGTAAAGGAGATTTTCTGCGGCGGAGAGCTTATCCATCTGAAGGGCAATGACCTGAAAGCCGGTTTTTACCGGGGAGAAAAAGAAATAATCCCTTCGGACTTCCCGGATCTCTGCCAGGCTTTGACCTGTGCAGCCCTTTGCAATAATGTAAAACTCGAGGCCGATGGCACCTTTGACGGAGATCCCACCGAAGTCGCCATGTTGAAGGCCGTGCTGGATGGAGGTTTGGACCTGGATGACCTATTGTCGAGATTTTCCAGGATCCATGAGGTGCCTTTTGATTCCACCCGCCAGAGGATGGCGGTGGTATTCAAAGAGGTAAACGGTAAGAACTTGGTATTTTTAAAGGGCGCTCCCGATGTCATACTGGAATACTGCAATTACATTTATTTCAAAGGCAATGTAGCCGCCATGGATGAGGAGCAAAAGAAACTCCTGGCGGAACAAAACAATAAAATGGCTGATGATGCCCTTCGAGTCCTGGCGGTGGCTTACAGGGAACTTCCGGAAGACTATTCAGGGGATCAGGAAATAATTGACCGTGACCTGGTCTTCGGGGGGCTTCTGGGCATGGCGGACCCCGCCAGGCCTGAAGCACGGGAGGCCATACAGAAATGTCACCGGGCGGGCATCCACGTGGTGATGATCACCGGAGACCATCCCAGCACGGCAACGGCAGTGGCCCGGGAGCTTACTCTATTAAATGGTGGGAAAATACTCACAGGGGCTGATCTTGACAGGATGTCCCAGAAGGAATTGGAAAAAGAGATAGAACATGTAACGGTTTTCGCCAGGACTCTGCCGGAACATAAATTAAAGATAGTGAAGGCCTTTAAAAATACCGGCCACATAGTTGCCATGACCGGAGACGGGGTGAATGACGCCCCGGCCATAAAGGAGGCGGACATTGGTATCGCCATGGGCAAAAACGGCACCGACGTCACCCGGGAAGCCTCCTCCGTCACCATAACCGACGACAATTTCATAACCATAGTGCGGGCTGTAGAAGAAGGCCGCGCCATAAACGACAACATAAAGAAATTTTTAAGATATGTGCTGTCAGGCAATCTCGGAGAGGTTTCCGCCATTATGCTGACTTCCCTGGCGGGTCTACCTGTGCCCCTCTCTCCTGGGCAGATCCTGTGGATAAACCTGGTGACCGAGGGCGGCCCCGCACTGGCCCTGGGCCTGGACCAGCCTTCCAGAAACATAATGGACCGAATGCCGAGAAATCCCCAGGAAAATATCCTGGACCCCAAAACCTCTCGCCAAATCGTGGCAAAAGGCACCGGCATAGGGCTTTCCACCTTCGGGGTATTTTTGACGGCCCTTTCCCGGTACGGCCTTCCCAAAGCCCAGACTATGGCCTTTGCCAACATAGTCACCAGTCAGATGATGAATGTATATGACGTGAGGAAAAATCATGCCCCGCAGCCGGAAAACAGTTTGATAACTCCATCGGTGGCCATGTCGATAGCCATGATGCTCTCGGTCATATATACCCCGGGCGTGGGAACCTTTTTCGGCACCGTTCCGCTGTCCCTCGTGGACTGGCTCTTCATCCTGGCCCTCTCCAGGCTGGGGCTGATGTTTCGCCGCATATGGCTACCATTTATGCAATAA
- a CDS encoding DUF5132 domain-containing protein gives MFSEEFWFGAGAFAALMLLRKPVRKLAVMTAGAVLAVGDKVKEAYHEIKEEIEDIVAEAYAANMAAKKGE, from the coding sequence ATGTTTAGCGAAGAATTCTGGTTTGGAGCAGGCGCTTTTGCGGCACTGATGCTTTTGAGAAAGCCCGTAAGAAAACTTGCGGTGATGACCGCCGGGGCCGTGCTGGCGGTAGGTGACAAAGTCAAAGAGGCTTATCATGAAATCAAGGAAGAGATCGAGGATATCGTAGCCGAAGCCTATGCAGCCAATATGGCCGCAAAGAAGGGTGAGTAG
- the tnpA gene encoding IS200/IS605 family transposase, translating to MDNESLSHTKWNCKYHIVFAPKYRRQVIYGKIKADIGKILRKLCEYKGVEIIEANACKDHIHMLVSIPPKISVSQFMGYLKGKSSLMIFDRHANLKYKYGNRQFWCRGYYVDTVGRNKKAIEEYIKNQLQEDIASDQISLKEYIDPFTGEPVNKGKK from the coding sequence ATGGATAATGAAAGTTTATCACATACCAAATGGAATTGTAAATATCACATAGTATTCGCACCGAAGTATCGAAGACAAGTAATATATGGGAAAATAAAGGCTGATATAGGGAAAATATTAAGGAAACTATGTGAATACAAGGGCGTGGAAATAATAGAAGCAAATGCCTGCAAAGATCACATACACATGTTGGTCAGTATTCCACCTAAAATAAGTGTATCACAGTTCATGGGATACTTGAAGGGGAAAAGTTCGTTGATGATATTTGATAGACATGCAAACCTGAAATACAAGTATGGGAATCGACAATTTTGGTGCAGAGGATACTATGTAGATACAGTGGGTCGCAATAAAAAGGCAATAGAAGAATATATCAAGAATCAGTTACAGGAAGATATAGCAAGTGACCAAATAAGCTTAAAAGAATACATTGACCCGTTTACGGGTGAGCCGGTAAACAAAGGCAAAAAATAA